In the genome of Cellvibrio sp. KY-YJ-3, one region contains:
- the rsxA gene encoding electron transport complex subunit RsxA translates to MSFSELAIILLSTVLVNNFVLAQFLGLCPFMGVSNKLESAIGMAGATTFVMTLASICTYLVDTWVLAPLELQYLRTIAFILVIAAVVQFVKMFMEKTSPLLYRVLGVFLPLITVNCAVLGVALLNTQKAHSFFESTMYGFGGALGFAMVLVLFSAMRERLAVADVPVPFKGAAIGMITAGLMALAFMGFGGLVSLQ, encoded by the coding sequence ATGAGTTTCAGCGAATTAGCAATCATTTTGCTCAGTACCGTGCTGGTGAATAACTTTGTATTGGCGCAATTCCTCGGCCTCTGCCCGTTTATGGGCGTATCCAATAAATTGGAGAGCGCCATCGGCATGGCGGGTGCAACTACCTTTGTAATGACCCTCGCTTCTATTTGTACCTATCTGGTGGACACCTGGGTGCTGGCGCCGCTGGAGCTGCAATATTTACGCACTATCGCCTTTATTTTGGTAATCGCGGCGGTGGTGCAATTCGTCAAAATGTTTATGGAAAAGACCAGCCCGCTGCTCTATCGCGTACTTGGCGTGTTTCTGCCGCTAATTACTGTGAACTGCGCCGTGCTCGGTGTTGCCTTGCTGAACACGCAAAAAGCCCACAGCTTTTTTGAATCCACAATGTATGGTTTTGGCGGCGCCCTCGGTTTTGCGATGGTGTTGGTATTGTTTTCCGCGATGCGTGAGCGTTTAGCGGTGGCCGATGTGCCGGTGCCTTTTAAAGGCGCGGCGATTGGCATGATCACTGCCGGTTTGATGGCACTGGCCTTTATGGGCTTTGGCGGGCTGGTAAGCCTGCAATAA
- the rsxB gene encoding electron transport complex subunit RsxB produces MIEFIFQNPILSALIALGGLSALFGAVLGFAAVKFKVEGDPIVEQIDALLPQTQCGQCGHPGCRPYAQAIANGEAINKCPPGGQATINALADLLDVEAPSLDSEHGEHLDVKRVAFIREDECIGCTKCIQACPMDAILGAAKHMHTVIADECTGCDLCVEPCPVDCIDMIPVETDLKTWKWDLPATNQKPVFHVIAQEVPVIPLETNVIATDLGRGSALNSDKPDGEKAA; encoded by the coding sequence ATGATCGAATTTATTTTCCAGAACCCTATCCTCAGCGCCCTGATTGCACTCGGCGGCCTGTCGGCGCTATTTGGCGCGGTATTGGGTTTTGCTGCAGTCAAATTCAAAGTGGAAGGCGACCCCATCGTCGAGCAGATCGACGCGCTGTTGCCGCAAACTCAATGCGGTCAATGCGGCCACCCCGGCTGCCGCCCCTACGCCCAGGCAATCGCTAACGGTGAAGCCATCAACAAATGTCCGCCCGGCGGTCAGGCAACTATTAATGCCTTGGCGGATTTGCTGGATGTAGAGGCTCCCTCCCTGGACTCGGAACACGGCGAACATTTGGACGTGAAACGTGTCGCTTTTATCCGCGAAGACGAATGTATAGGTTGCACCAAATGTATTCAGGCCTGCCCAATGGATGCAATCCTCGGCGCCGCCAAACACATGCACACAGTGATTGCCGATGAATGCACCGGCTGCGACTTGTGCGTGGAGCCCTGCCCGGTGGATTGTATCGATATGATCCCGGTTGAAACTGACCTGAAAACCTGGAAGTGGGATCTACCGGCCACCAACCAAAAACCGGTGTTCCATGTGATCGCCCAGGAAGTCCCGGTAATTCCTTTGGAAACGAATGTAATTGCCACTGACCTTGGCCGTGGTAGTGCGCTAAATAGCGACAAGCCCGACGGTGAAAAAGCTGCCTAA
- the rsxC gene encoding electron transport complex subunit RsxC has product MTSLIKVWELPGGIHPPQHKSQSLQLPLGEIPLPPFLVIPLNQHMGTPARAIVQVGERVLAGQLIGIADGTFSANTHASTSGTVLAIESRAIPHPSGMSSESVIIEPDGKHEWVQLTPCEDYLQLDRLQLLDKIRAAGVAGLGGAGFPTAVKLAPKSTQVIDTLILNGAECEPYITADDMLMQTQAQELVAGTLLLSHILHHPKNLLIGIEDNKPTAIAAVKAAVAGAKALRSEAANIQVVVIPTKYPSGGAKQLTQILTGREIPSGHHSADVGVICVNVATAAAAWRAVRFGEPLISRITTVVGEALTTQRNINVLLGTPIDYVLEQHGFNLKQASRVVMGGPMMGFTLLDLAAPVIKTTNCILAPSTQELPEPQPAQACIRCGMCAEVCPASLLPQQLFWYAQAEDFDRLESHNLFDCIECGACSYVCPSTIPLVQYYRAAKGTIRLHEIEKEKSDRSRQRFEFRQQRIAKEEAEKEAKRLARQKAAEEAKKKLAEKAAEAAKNPAAATDVITAAVVKVGATQASSEEEKAKLERLLNAAKNGLEFAQKTLVPNKTNPVITEEQLVKQQARIKQAEQKVAEAEKKLAEFVANNSVTTSIEPGTTAAPAAGAPAVDPNDPVAAAIARAQAKLTMSPEDKARANLESLRSRLAKAEEKVAAAKADGSPNLDALQQGAEKLQQKITEALAELKALGIKDEPVVAAAPVTAEPASAEQNAAQAAIEKAKAKAAAMASMSDEEKRAEQIQSLQNRLTKARERLAKAETENDANIDAFRAGVTKLEEKLQELA; this is encoded by the coding sequence ATGACAAGCCTGATCAAAGTCTGGGAATTACCGGGCGGTATTCACCCGCCCCAACACAAAAGCCAATCCCTGCAATTGCCGCTGGGCGAAATTCCCCTGCCTCCGTTTCTGGTGATTCCGCTAAACCAACATATGGGCACCCCCGCACGCGCCATTGTGCAAGTGGGTGAGCGCGTGCTCGCCGGGCAATTGATTGGTATCGCCGATGGCACCTTTAGCGCCAATACCCACGCGTCTACCTCGGGGACTGTATTAGCCATTGAATCACGTGCGATTCCACATCCGTCCGGCATGAGCAGTGAATCCGTTATTATTGAACCGGATGGCAAACACGAGTGGGTTCAACTAACTCCCTGTGAAGACTACCTACAGCTGGATCGCTTGCAACTGCTGGATAAAATCCGCGCGGCCGGTGTGGCAGGTTTGGGGGGCGCAGGTTTCCCCACTGCCGTAAAACTTGCACCCAAATCGACGCAAGTGATCGACACATTGATCCTCAACGGTGCCGAATGTGAGCCTTACATCACCGCCGATGACATGCTGATGCAAACCCAGGCGCAGGAGTTAGTCGCCGGAACCTTGCTGCTGAGTCATATTTTGCATCACCCCAAAAACCTGCTGATTGGCATTGAGGACAACAAACCCACGGCCATTGCTGCGGTAAAAGCTGCGGTTGCTGGCGCCAAAGCCCTGCGCAGCGAAGCCGCCAATATTCAGGTAGTGGTGATTCCCACCAAGTACCCCTCCGGTGGTGCCAAACAGCTGACCCAAATTTTGACCGGGCGGGAGATTCCCAGCGGCCATCACTCGGCCGATGTGGGGGTTATCTGTGTGAATGTCGCCACCGCCGCTGCCGCCTGGCGCGCTGTGCGTTTTGGTGAGCCGCTCATTTCGCGCATTACTACGGTAGTCGGTGAGGCATTAACAACCCAGCGCAATATCAATGTGCTGTTGGGAACACCTATCGACTATGTGCTGGAGCAGCACGGTTTTAACTTGAAACAAGCATCGCGGGTAGTCATGGGGGGGCCGATGATGGGCTTTACCCTGCTGGATTTGGCCGCGCCGGTAATCAAAACCACCAACTGTATTCTGGCGCCCAGCACCCAAGAACTGCCTGAACCACAACCCGCACAAGCCTGTATTCGCTGCGGCATGTGCGCCGAGGTCTGCCCGGCAAGCCTGTTGCCACAACAGTTGTTCTGGTATGCACAGGCGGAGGATTTTGATCGGCTCGAATCGCACAACCTGTTCGACTGCATTGAATGCGGCGCCTGTTCTTACGTTTGCCCCAGCACTATTCCGCTGGTGCAGTACTATCGCGCCGCCAAGGGCACTATTCGCCTGCACGAGATCGAGAAGGAGAAATCGGATCGTTCGCGTCAGCGTTTTGAATTCCGCCAGCAGCGCATCGCCAAAGAAGAAGCCGAAAAAGAAGCCAAACGTCTAGCACGTCAAAAGGCAGCGGAAGAAGCCAAAAAGAAACTGGCCGAAAAAGCGGCTGAGGCGGCGAAGAATCCGGCAGCGGCTACTGATGTCATTACCGCAGCCGTGGTTAAAGTGGGTGCGACGCAGGCTTCCAGTGAAGAAGAAAAAGCCAAGCTGGAGCGCCTGCTTAACGCGGCCAAAAATGGCTTGGAGTTTGCGCAAAAAACCTTGGTTCCGAACAAAACCAACCCGGTAATTACCGAAGAACAGCTGGTTAAACAGCAGGCGCGCATCAAACAAGCCGAGCAAAAAGTTGCAGAGGCGGAAAAGAAACTGGCCGAGTTTGTTGCCAATAACTCCGTCACTACCAGCATCGAACCCGGCACCACCGCCGCTCCAGCGGCGGGCGCACCGGCAGTAGACCCTAATGATCCCGTCGCGGCGGCGATTGCCCGCGCGCAGGCAAAACTGACCATGTCACCGGAAGACAAAGCGCGCGCAAATCTGGAATCCCTGCGCTCACGGTTGGCCAAAGCCGAAGAGAAAGTTGCCGCCGCCAAAGCCGACGGCAGCCCCAATTTGGATGCCTTACAACAAGGCGCCGAAAAGCTGCAGCAAAAAATTACGGAAGCGCTGGCTGAACTCAAGGCATTGGGCATTAAAGACGAGCCGGTCGTTGCCGCTGCGCCAGTAACTGCTGAACCTGCGAGCGCAGAGCAAAACGCAGCGCAAGCCGCGATTGAAAAAGCAAAAGCCAAGGCAGCTGCCATGGCGAGTATGAGTGATGAGGAAAAACGCGCCGAGCAGATTCAATCCCTGCAAAACCGTTTAACCAAAGCACGCGAGCGTTTAGCCAAGGCAGAAACTGAAAACGACGCCAATATCGACGCCTTCCGCGCCGGCGTCACCAAACTGGAAGAAAAGCTGCAAGAACTGGCCTAG